The Gemmatimonadota bacterium genome contains a region encoding:
- a CDS encoding TerC family protein → MSTDSIGWIVFALVSALLIAADVVLFKRRAAALSIQEATRWSAVVIATALSFGGFVWWARGPTTALEYYAGYLVELSLSVDNLFVFILIFQYFAVPAKARPKVLNWGIFGAAVLRAIMVVAGTVILGRFEWLFVVMGVILVLTAVKMFQTSDQRIEPEKNPLVRLFRRLVPMSGAYEGTSFFVKSRAGWQATPLLLVVFVVEWTDLVFAIDSIPAVFAITRDPFIVYTSNMFAILGLRALFFVLADALDKFVYLKPGVGLILGFVGLKMIAGHWYHLPIGISLAVIVGILAGSIILSITRRPTVQ, encoded by the coding sequence ATGTCGACCGACAGCATTGGCTGGATCGTCTTCGCGTTGGTGTCGGCCCTCCTGATCGCGGCCGACGTCGTCCTCTTCAAGCGCCGCGCCGCCGCCCTTTCGATCCAGGAAGCAACCCGATGGAGCGCCGTGGTGATCGCCACGGCGCTCAGCTTCGGCGGGTTTGTGTGGTGGGCCCGCGGCCCGACCACGGCGCTCGAGTATTACGCCGGGTATCTGGTCGAGTTGTCTCTCTCGGTCGACAATCTGTTCGTGTTCATCTTGATCTTTCAGTACTTCGCGGTTCCGGCCAAAGCGCGTCCGAAGGTCCTCAACTGGGGCATCTTCGGCGCCGCGGTCCTGCGGGCGATCATGGTCGTGGCCGGCACGGTGATCCTGGGGCGGTTCGAGTGGCTGTTCGTCGTGATGGGGGTGATCCTCGTCCTCACCGCGGTCAAGATGTTCCAGACCTCCGACCAACGGATCGAGCCGGAGAAGAACCCGCTGGTCCGGCTGTTCCGCCGGCTGGTGCCGATGTCCGGCGCGTACGAGGGCACTTCGTTCTTCGTCAAATCCAGGGCCGGGTGGCAGGCGACGCCGCTGCTCCTGGTCGTGTTCGTCGTCGAGTGGACCGATCTGGTGTTCGCGATCGACAGCATTCCGGCGGTCTTCGCGATCACTCGGGATCCCTTCATCGTCTACACCTCAAACATGTTCGCGATCCTGGGGCTCCGGGCGCTGTTCTTCGTCCTGGCCGACGCGCTCGACAAGTTCGTCTATCTCAAGCCGGGGGTCGGGTTGATCCTCGGGTTTGTCGGACTCAAGATGATCGCGGGCCACTGGTATCACCTGCCGATCGGGA
- a CDS encoding glycosyl hydrolase encodes MTNSRLLLVLSVLLGTVVPLAAQPVTLDSTFLAGYRWRNIGPDRGGRSIAATGVRGRPAEAYFGAVGGGLWKTVDGGDSWAPVTDGQLTSASVGAVAVSESNPDIVFIGMGETCIRGNIMPGDGVYKSTDAGKTWAHLGFRESHGIAKIRIHPTNPDIVYVAAFGKYSVASPERGVYKSTDGGKSWRRVLFRDDQTAAIDVTIDRNDPNIIYASLWQAYRKEYQMSSGGPGSGLFKSIDGGETWTEVTRNAGLPAVGLVGRIGVAVSGADSRRVYALVEHDSGGLFRSEDAGATWAKINDNRAIRQRAFYYTHVFADPRNVDVVYLQNTSLFRSTDGGKTTKSIGDGTHGDFHDLWIDPDQPSHLVVANDGGGAVSTNIGKTWTAQDFPTEQFYHAITTKHLPYHVCGSQQDNSTLCVPFDWNLGAFGGGRRDLGADSTKDITAGGMAVAYEAGGGEPGYIAPDPRDPDLFYSGTNNGAYVDKYNRRLGTSREVNPYPWFYSGEPAKDIKERWQWTFPIIFSPVDRKTLYVSSQRLWATADGGKTWAALSGDLTRHAPETLEKSGGPITGDMNGPEVYATIFSIAPGKRDLKVIWTGSDDGLVHLTRDGGKTWTNVTPPGMPDFGRVSQIDASAFNSGAAYVSVRRPLLNDLAPYIFKTEDYGKTWTKIVAGIRVDAYVHAVREDPTRRGLLYAATQHGVYVTYDDGATWQSLNGNLPDVPVADLVVEGNELVIATHGRGFWVLDNVAPLRAVTANYAAAEATFFKPPVAVRSASNVTLSWWLKQTPKTAKLEILDSAGAVLRTFEPDTTPKAVRDSLAAAGGAGSSGFPASRSGPTLPNEAGLRSLSWDLRTQGATTFPGMILWGAGTSGPAVPPGRYLARLTADDRTVSAPIVVTRNPRITDVTDADLRAQYAFSKRVRDKVTEANDAVVAIRRIKAQLEARLKKSDDPTLKALGATLTANASVVEEQIYQVRNRSGQDPLNFPIKVNNRLANLMSMAERGDGRPTTNMPEIFKILSTELKGYTDRLEEVWAKDLNAVNTQLLKLKLVPLDRKCAKVGGCSGNVA; translated from the coding sequence ATGACCAATTCGCGACTCCTCCTCGTGCTATCCGTCCTGCTGGGCACGGTCGTCCCGCTGGCGGCCCAACCAGTGACCCTCGACTCGACCTTCTTGGCCGGCTATCGATGGCGGAACATCGGCCCTGACCGGGGCGGCCGTTCAATTGCGGCCACTGGGGTCCGCGGCCGCCCCGCCGAGGCCTACTTCGGGGCCGTTGGCGGGGGGCTATGGAAAACCGTTGATGGCGGAGACAGTTGGGCTCCAGTCACGGACGGCCAGCTGACCAGCGCCTCAGTCGGCGCGGTCGCGGTCAGTGAATCGAATCCCGACATCGTCTTCATTGGCATGGGCGAGACCTGCATTCGCGGCAACATCATGCCGGGTGACGGGGTCTACAAGAGCACCGACGCCGGCAAGACCTGGGCGCATCTCGGTTTCCGGGAGTCGCACGGCATTGCGAAGATCCGGATCCACCCGACCAATCCCGATATCGTGTACGTCGCGGCGTTCGGTAAGTACAGCGTGGCGAGCCCGGAGCGCGGGGTGTACAAGTCCACCGACGGCGGGAAGTCCTGGCGCCGAGTCTTGTTTCGGGACGATCAGACCGCCGCGATCGACGTCACGATCGACCGGAACGACCCGAACATCATCTACGCGTCCCTGTGGCAGGCCTACCGGAAAGAGTATCAAATGTCGAGCGGGGGCCCGGGGAGTGGCCTGTTCAAGAGCATCGACGGTGGCGAGACGTGGACGGAAGTCACCCGGAACGCTGGTTTGCCGGCGGTTGGGTTGGTCGGCCGGATCGGCGTGGCGGTGTCGGGAGCCGATTCGCGCCGGGTCTATGCTCTCGTCGAGCATGACAGTGGCGGGTTGTTCCGGAGCGAGGATGCCGGCGCCACCTGGGCCAAGATCAACGACAATCGGGCGATTCGGCAGCGGGCCTTCTACTACACCCATGTTTTCGCCGATCCGCGGAACGTCGATGTGGTCTACCTCCAAAACACCTCCTTGTTCCGGTCCACCGATGGCGGCAAGACCACCAAAAGCATCGGCGACGGCACCCACGGCGATTTCCACGATCTCTGGATCGATCCCGATCAGCCGTCTCACCTCGTCGTGGCCAACGACGGCGGCGGCGCGGTGTCGACGAACATTGGGAAGACGTGGACCGCCCAGGACTTTCCCACTGAACAGTTCTACCATGCCATCACCACCAAGCATCTGCCATACCACGTCTGTGGTTCGCAGCAGGACAACAGTACGTTATGCGTTCCGTTCGACTGGAACCTCGGTGCCTTCGGCGGAGGGCGTCGAGATCTCGGAGCTGACTCGACCAAAGACATCACGGCGGGCGGGATGGCGGTGGCGTACGAGGCCGGCGGAGGCGAACCCGGCTACATCGCGCCTGATCCGCGAGATCCCGACCTGTTCTACTCCGGTACCAACAACGGCGCCTATGTCGACAAGTACAATCGGCGATTGGGTACGTCCCGAGAGGTGAACCCGTATCCCTGGTTTTACTCCGGTGAACCCGCGAAGGACATCAAGGAACGTTGGCAATGGACCTTCCCGATCATCTTCTCGCCGGTGGACCGGAAGACCCTGTACGTGTCGTCGCAGCGGTTGTGGGCCACGGCCGACGGCGGCAAGACCTGGGCGGCGCTGAGCGGCGACCTAACGCGCCACGCGCCGGAAACACTGGAAAAGTCCGGTGGCCCTATTACCGGTGACATGAATGGGCCGGAAGTGTATGCGACGATCTTTTCCATCGCACCCGGGAAACGCGATCTCAAGGTGATTTGGACCGGCTCCGACGACGGTCTCGTGCACCTGACCCGCGATGGTGGAAAGACCTGGACCAACGTCACTCCGCCTGGAATGCCCGACTTCGGCCGGGTGAGCCAGATCGATGCCTCGGCGTTCAATTCCGGGGCGGCCTATGTCTCCGTCCGCCGGCCACTCTTGAACGACCTGGCGCCCTACATCTTCAAGACCGAGGACTATGGCAAGACCTGGACGAAGATCGTCGCCGGCATTCGAGTCGATGCCTACGTCCACGCGGTCCGGGAAGACCCCACCCGCCGAGGGTTGCTCTACGCCGCGACCCAGCACGGGGTGTATGTCACGTACGATGACGGAGCGACGTGGCAGTCCCTCAACGGCAACTTACCCGATGTGCCGGTGGCTGATCTCGTCGTGGAGGGCAATGAACTGGTGATCGCCACGCACGGGCGGGGATTTTGGGTCCTCGACAATGTGGCCCCGCTCCGGGCCGTGACGGCGAACTATGCGGCCGCCGAAGCAACCTTCTTCAAGCCACCGGTCGCGGTTCGATCGGCGTCTAATGTGACGCTCAGCTGGTGGCTCAAGCAGACCCCGAAAACCGCCAAGCTCGAGATCCTCGATTCCGCCGGCGCCGTGTTACGGACCTTCGAGCCTGATACCACGCCGAAGGCCGTTCGTGACTCTTTGGCCGCCGCCGGAGGCGCGGGGTCGAGCGGATTCCCGGCGTCGCGATCCGGCCCGACCCTTCCCAATGAGGCCGGTTTACGATCCCTCAGTTGGGACCTTCGGACTCAAGGTGCCACCACCTTTCCGGGCATGATTCTCTGGGGTGCGGGGACTAGTGGCCCGGCGGTGCCGCCCGGCCGATACCTGGCCCGTCTAACGGCTGATGACCGAACCGTGTCGGCGCCCATCGTCGTGACTAGAAATCCCCGGATCACCGACGTGACCGACGCGGACCTCCGGGCCCAGTACGCGTTCTCGAAACGGGTTCGTGACAAGGTGACCGAGGCCAACGATGCGGTGGTTGCGATTCGCCGGATCAAAGCCCAGCTCGAGGCCCGGCTCAAGAAGTCCGATGACCCAACGCTCAAGGCCCTCGGTGCCACGCTTACGGCCAACGCCTCGGTGGTGGAGGAACAGATCTACCAGGTTCGGAACCGAAGCGGCCAAGATCCGCTCAATTTTCCGATCAAGGTCAACAACCGGCTCGCGAATCTGATGTCGATGGCCGAGCGGGGCGACGGGCGCCCGACGACCAACATGCCGGAGATCTTCAAGATCTTGAGTACCGAGTTGAAAGGGTATACCGACCGTCTCGAGGAGGTCTGGGCCAAGGACCTGAACGCGGTCAACACCCAGTTGCTCAAGCTCAAGCTGGTGCCGCTCGACCGAAAATGTGCCAAGGTCGGAGGGTGCAGCGGCAATGTAGCCTAG
- a CDS encoding SDR family NAD(P)-dependent oxidoreductase: MQSPQRSIHRPVFLRTAAVTFGLLLAASLLPAEAARQQPSTTYAKAPLLPDLTGKVVLVTGSTDGLGRDVARRIAAAGAHVLVTGRSVARGDSLVAEIAKSGKGSARFYRADLASLAEVRRLADAVIHDTKRLDILINNAGVGFIFDTTRKFSAEGYEMHFAVNYLAHYLLTKRLLPLIAASAPARIINVSSGSQEPINFADVMMTKGYVGGRGYAQSKLAQVMMTIDMAPALEKQGILTYSLHPATTMGTTMALALKVTPRSTIAEGVESVIYAMTTAEPTGTFFNQLKPWKAQAQAYDAEAREKLRALSEQLIGKK; encoded by the coding sequence ATGCAATCCCCCCAGAGATCCATTCACCGTCCTGTCTTTCTGCGCACCGCAGCGGTCACGTTCGGCCTGCTTCTCGCCGCCAGCTTGCTCCCGGCGGAGGCCGCGCGCCAGCAACCGTCCACCACTTACGCGAAGGCCCCGCTGCTTCCCGACCTGACCGGCAAGGTGGTTCTGGTCACCGGCTCGACCGACGGTCTCGGCCGTGACGTGGCGCGCCGGATTGCCGCCGCTGGCGCCCACGTGCTGGTTACCGGACGCAGCGTCGCCCGCGGGGACTCGCTCGTCGCCGAAATCGCCAAGAGCGGCAAGGGGAGCGCCAGGTTCTATCGCGCCGACCTCGCCTCCCTCGCCGAGGTCCGGCGCCTCGCCGACGCCGTGATCCACGACACCAAACGCCTCGACATCCTCATCAACAACGCCGGGGTCGGATTCATCTTCGATACCACCAGGAAGTTCAGCGCCGAAGGCTACGAGATGCACTTCGCGGTGAACTACCTGGCCCACTATCTCTTGACGAAGCGGCTGCTCCCGCTGATCGCCGCGAGCGCCCCAGCCCGGATCATCAACGTCTCGTCGGGGTCACAGGAGCCGATCAACTTCGCCGATGTGATGATGACGAAGGGCTACGTCGGGGGGCGCGGATATGCCCAGAGCAAGCTCGCCCAGGTGATGATGACGATCGACATGGCGCCCGCGCTCGAGAAACAGGGCATCCTGACCTACTCGCTCCACCCGGCCACCACGATGGGCACCACGATGGCGCTTGCCCTCAAGGTCACCCCGCGTTCGACCATCGCGGAAGGGGTCGAGTCGGTGATCTATGCCATGACCACCGCCGAACCGACGGGAACTTTCTTCAATCAGCTCAAGCCGTGGAAGGCACAGGCGCAGGCCTACGACGCCGAGGCCCGGGAGAAACTTCGGGCGCTGAGCGAGCAGCTGATCGGCAAGAAGTAG